Within the Chlorocebus sabaeus isolate Y175 chromosome 7, mChlSab1.0.hap1, whole genome shotgun sequence genome, the region TCTTAGTTGCTGAGTTAAAGATTATAGTTTTCTGCTGACCCAGTTTGGACACTTTATCatgttttaatgaataaaatactttacCTTCAGCATTAATAGGAAGCTGTTCAGACCTTTACTCCCCTTAttacttaagaaaaaagaaaatatttgctatcatGACTTCCATATCAAATCAAAATATCGGCATAAGCAAATATTTAGGATAAATAGACCATGAAAAAATTTACACTGGTAGCCAAAGggataaaatatttcaagaatccACTTTGTAGAATGATCTATAGCTATGCCAAAGACTTTCATAATAAACATTAGTTGCTTATGTAATGAAGtgtaaaaaaagatttttcccaCCTTTAATACATCTGTTCTCATAATTCAATTTCTAATAGCCCTATATTGATTTTTCAGAACACCAAGAAACAATGATGTTCTACCAACATAATCTggttctttcttgttttaatgaGTGCCTCCCCCAGCCAAAGACACGTTGTATGAGCTGAATGGCAGCTCTATATGCCCAAACATTAAACTTATGGAAACTCCAGTTTTAAATGAATAGAGGCattgctaaataaaaatattggtttCTAAATTCCATTTTGAACTGACATATTTATTGTATCCTGCAGCTTTGATTGGCAGTATCTAATATGCCTTTAAAATCCAGAGTTGCTTCTGTATCCTAAGTACGAATGAAACAGCAGAAATGGACAGGCAGTATAGTGTTGCTCTAACCATGCTTGCCTTAGGCAATAGTGCCTTACAACTGTGCCTTGGGGAACTGTGCCTTGGGGAACTTGCTTGGGAGAACTGTGCTTTGGGGAACTGTGCTCAACTCTGTTTTGTTGCCATTACTACTACTATTGATGCAGATGTCTGAAGGTGGCATTAAATCTCTGGATGCATCCACTTGGTCattccagaacatttcatcaAGTGAAAATGTCATCCACTTGGCCTAGCTTTTAGTACATTTGTCCTCTCTGCCTGGTTTGAGTACCTTCTACCTTCTGATAATAGAATCCTGGCTTTCCTTTGGAAACTAGCTCCCCTTTCTTCCAGTCTGTGTGGTTCAGATAGGTCGACTCTACCCTAAAGCTCCGGGAGTGAGCTGACATCCCAAAGTAATAATGGCCATTCCTTTCAACCCTGAGCCACCCTCATAGCTCAGAGGTGGACAAGTGATCTAATAAGCCTGGCCAAGTCAGAAAAATTCCCTGAGACCACTTTGGTAGGAAATGGCTGGAAAAATCGTCCCTTGCTTCCTGCTGGGTTATAACTTGGAGCTTTGCCAGTGCTTTGCATAAAGGAAAGCCAGCACAGAGAAAGGCAGCTAGACCTGCAGTGAGACTGGTTATTGAAGAGAATTTTTGGACTCTAGGATCCAGGTTTTTCTCATGTACATATCAGTCAAAGTAAATGCTACTCTCTATTTCAAAGTGTTGTTATGATGAATGtgtcaatatttataaaacaccaatatatttcataaggaaatgaagtaaTTACCATTTTAATTAAGCCAATTTGAGTTGTGTTTTTTAACTGACTGTACTGACTGCTTGAGTTATCTTTCTAACCAGAAGGGCTTTTCAACTTGAATTTAATTCCTCTCTTCCTttaattcaacatttttattgATCATTTTCCCAGCATCAGCATTGTAACATAGGAATGAAATTAGGTGCCATAGATACAAAGACAATTAATACAGAATCTGCTACCTTTTAACTCTCAACACCATACAGGAGATGAATGTACAATTAGAAGATTTTAGAAGTGCCTGGTAAATACCATGACAAACTATGCACAAAGTCTTAGTAGCAAGGATGGATATCTCGTACCTCTTACAGGTGAATGAGTGGGTTTGTGAGAGGTATTACAGAGATTTTCCTACAAGAAGTGATTACTTATGTGAGTTTTAAAGGATGAAGAGTTTTCCAGTAGGCGGGACAACACTGAGGAATGGAAAATGGTCCAGTAGGAGACAATCAAGCAATCAAAGgcatgaaaattggaaagtgcaTGGAAGTCCTAGAAAAAGCAAGTGACTCAGGTAGATGGAGTTCATCCTGTGGGCAGGGAGAGGAGAGCAAATGAGGCAGGAGGGGAGATCAGGATTCCACATGGGAGGCCATGTGCCCATAGGTTCCTGCTTGTCTGTCAGTTTGGATGTTGCCAGCACTGCGAAGCTTTTACGTGTGCCTCATGGTGTTTTCATCTCCCCTGTGGACAGATTCCTTTATTGACTATCTACCATAGGGAGATTGGGAAGTCAAGAGTAACCTACAGGGTCAAGGCATGTGTAGAAAATAAGGGATGGTGGGTGTTAAATTCAAAAGACATTCACAAGATGCATACAACACAAAAGGATTGTGATCAGTTTTGTAAAAGATAGTGGATAAAGACACACTTCAAACATGAAATTCTTCCTTGATATTTAACTTGCACACTTCCTTCTGCAACATTCCTCGTCTTCTAATTCTGCAGTAAAGACATCCTGATGATTTCAACAATCTATAACTATTTAAATTTATTGGAAATAACACCAAGCACCATCTAATATGTAGATGAGAACATCAtttccaaaactttaaaaaattagcttttaGTATAAGCTTTATAGTATAAGCCTTTTCTTAAGACTGTTGCTTCAACTTTTGTGGAACGTATTGAGTAATTAAATTACATTATGCTCATATCATGTAATCCAAGAAATACAGGAATGCCAAAATTACAAAAGAATGTATCggaaaaaatacaggaaataagCAAAAATCTCTatggaaacatttttatcataCTAGATGATTATATAGGTCGCGATGATGACTCCGGTATTAAGGAAGTACAATGTAGGAAGTTGAGATGAGTTATAAACCACAGCAAACATATCACACACAGTGTATGAATACATAGTTCAACTAGGACAGTTACAAATCATCCTAAAAAACTTTGATGATCAGAAAATGACTTCTGtaatgttttaacattttgaaatgtttttatacaTTCTTTGTGACTCATCTGTGTTCTCTTTGGACAGACGAATGTGATTTATGCAATTGCTGGGTAAATTGCCAATATATGTCAGTCAAACCAAGTTGGTTGATTATGTTGCTTAACTCTTCTATACTGCTACTGAATGTGTACTGCTTTGCATATTATGTGTTGAAAGAGTTTCTTAGAATCCGTAACCATGATTATATATCGTTCTATTGCTCTTTTATGTTCTCTTCATTTTGCtttatgtgtttgtgtgaatttttttttttcttttagagacaggaccttgctctgtcacccaggctgcagtgaggtggcccaatcatagctcactgcagcctcgaactcctggcctcaattgattatcccacctcagcctcacaaatagtttatatattttgataatgTTTTTCTAAATTCATGAGAGCTTAGGAATGTTGGTCTGTTATTGACTTaacccctttttatttttaaacagtcttTTATCTCCAAGACTATTTCTTTCCTTAAGGCATAATATATTGATTAGGCCTTCATTAGTATTCAATTTTTGATAAATATACTTATTATTTATATGAATagcatgttaatattttttaagtaataaaaatattaatatatccgGGTCAGGtttcaatatattaatatagccaTGTCAGCTCATTTTATATGATGTAATGCTATTAATTCTTCTCATTTCAAGGAATCTGGTGTccaatttttcacttttatttttttttataatcgACACACAATTACCGTACATATTGATGAAGTACATAGTAATGTTTCTATATTAATGTATactgatcagatcagggtaattagtgtatccatcatttcaaatatttattctttatttgtgTGGGAACTTTTGATATCCTTCTAGCtgtttgaaactatatattactTTTAACTATAGTTATTCTACAGTGGTATAAAACACTAGAACTTTTTCCTCATCTCCAGATACAATTTAAAGTGTGTCTCTCTTAAGAAGCCTAAACATGTCGTATTTAGGTAATCTGATAATCTTTGACTTTTAATTGCAGTGTTTATTCTGTTTAAATTtactataattctttttttttttttttttttttttttttgagacggagtctcgctctgtcgcccaggctggagtgcagtggccggatctcagctcactgcaagctccgcctcctgggttcatgccattctcctgcctcagcctcccgagtagctgggactacaggtgcccaccacctcgcccggctagtttttttgtagttttagtagagacggggtttcaccgtgttagccaggatggtctcaatcttctgaccccgtgatccgcccgtctcggcctcccaaagtgctgggattacaggcttgagccaccgcgcccggccaaatttacTATAATTCTTAATATAGTTGTATCTAAGTCTACTATCTGCTATTGTATTTGTCCTATCTTTTGaacaataaacttttaaatttggaATAAGTTTAGATTCACAAAAAATTTGTGTGGGCACTGAGAGTTTCTATATCTGACCTTTAGCTCAGTGTCTCCTAATGTTGACATCTTACATAATTGTAGTACATTtgacaaaactaagaaattaacctTGGTACGTTGTTGTTAACTAAACTCTTgtctttattcagatttcataaATTTTCCAATAACGTCCCTTTTTCTCTTCTAGGACCCAATTCAACATACCACATTGTATTTAGTCCCCATATCACTTTTGTCTCCTCTAATCTGTGACAAGTTAttggttttgtcttgtttttcatgACCCTGACAGTGTTGAAGAGTACTTATGAGGAGTTTTGTAAAACATCCCTCAGTTCAGATTTTCATGATCTCCTTGTTATGATTATACAAAGGTTATGCATTTTCTGGAAGCACTTAAATGGAGTAGAAGTGCCCTTTTTTCACAATATATCAGGGGATGAGTGATACTCACATGCCATAACTGGTGACAATAACCTTGATCACCTGGTGAAGATTGTCTGCCAAATTTCTCCACtgtaattgttttcctttttcttagtcTTTTCTTTGAAAGCCAGTCACTAAGTCTAGCTACACGCACTTGGAGAGGGGAATTACACTTCACCTTCAGGAAGGAAGAGACTATACTCATATTATTAGCAATTCTTCTGTAAAGCTGTGTCTCCTCTGCCCTTGATTCACGTGTTGGCTTATTCCtgcatttctgtcttcttttgtatTAGTCGGGTATTTTCTATTATACCATTTTATGTCCTTTTCAGATTAAGTCCAAAATTTTGCATTTTCCGTTGAGTTGTTGCCCTACAAATTACAATATTTGTTGTTGctacaatttttttctaatactttctctaacaatagaaaagacatgttATAGTCTAAACCCATTTATCTTCCAACCTGTCTTTTGTGCTgcttttgtcatatattttacattacagTATCTCAATAGgtcattattattctttaaatataacaatttttttttttagttctaagCAGAATCACTTTCTCTACCTTTTGCTCCCAACCTCATTAAACGGAAAAGAATTGCGTAAGTGTTTGAAAAACCACTTCCGAAAGCATCTAGCAGATTTAGCAGAGGCCCATGTTAAAATATCAATAACATTCAAAAGTTTGTAAAGAACTAATTTTGAATAACAAATTGGTCAGTGTGAAAAACATCTACATGTTATACAAAATTAGAATTATCAAAGTGGTTGGGGGGTAGTGTGTACTTTCTAAAAGCATCAGATAGTCCATTTTGAGTAAGAGAAATATAAGGGAAATGCCAGCTAGAAGCAGGCACAGATTTAGATCGAACCTGCAGTCTAACTGTGTAACACCTTGGGTGCCTGGGAAGAACTAAAGGTCAAGAAGAAGTTTTTGAAAAACCACATAAGCActtttttcataaaacttttattatcatatcatttgtaaaaatgtaacAGTAATGATAACTTCTCTTTTCCAAAGCAAAGAGAAACTCTGCAGAATGGACATTAAACAAGGCATTATGCCTTACAAGCTAGACATAGAATGTCCAAGGGAAACCTCAGCATAAAAATGCTGAACACATAATGTGAGATAATTTCAATACATAACaactgacattcttttttttaaaaaaaaaaagtataaaaatatagatgTGCACATACATTCCCTTACCCTAACAGTGATCCACTTATTGCTTACATTCCAACCCCCCCACCCTCCAATTCCCCACCCTATCATTTATCAAGGTGCCTGACACATTATGGTCTCCCACTAAATAGTAGTTTAATGACACATTTAAAACCCATCATATTCCAATTAAATAATCAGGACTGAGCTATGTTTGATGAAACACACTCATATCTTTAAATAAcaacatgtaaaatattaaaatacaagctttcataaataaataagtacataaataagTAGAACCCTCATAAGAAATAGTCAAACACATTAAGTCCTTTCCAGGTGTCCTAGAAAGCAGctgttctctttttcattttcagctCTCTTAAGGGCAGGGACCATCCTGCAGGAAGTATCAATGTCAGGCTGATAACTTTCTTACTTCACTCCTGTCAGTTGGTGCTCCCCCTGTGACGAGAAAAGGGTTACTGTTGCAGGTGCTAAGGAAGGCTGCTCTTCTGTCACTCTGGTGGCTGAAGTTGCTTGGAGGGATGTCCCCATGCAGACTCTCGCCCAGCCCTCCACTCAGGGAAGGTCTGCCTATACCCACTGCCCTCTATAGCAGAAAACTTGCACTCCtgaatgctacttttttttttttttttttttttttttttttccaagaaagagGTGGCTGTGGACTCAACTAGATTCTTGGTTTGAAAAGTCAAAACATGTTGGTCACTGATTGTCACATTGGGTTAGAAATTTCCATTCATGATCTCCCTTAAGCTGCACACAACCCTATGAAATAACTATCATTATCTACCCTATTTTGCTAAAGCTCAAAGAGATTAAATAAGGTTGACAGGGCTCCTCGCCTTGAACTCACTGGGGCTGTCACTGCAAAGTTTCTGCTCTTCACCAAGAAGGCTGAGAGGCCAGGAGTGGCCAAACCAGACATTGCATTTTTCAGGTCTGAAACCCATTAGGGACTGACATAAACATCCTCCCAAAACAGACAGGGGGCATTTTAGCATTGTCAGTCAAATCTATTTGGTATTCTAGAAAGGCACTTTACCCTCACTTATTTCAGTAGGGCTTAGGCCTGGGAATGGAGGGCACTGAAATACGGAAATATCCTCTGGCATCAGAGCAGACTAGTAACCTTAATGGCAACTTtaattgtgaaaataataattacaatttcTAGTCCTTCAGCTAACTCCTGGATttccctgattttatttttaaaggacagaTGCCAGTATTTCTGACCAAGGGCTCCTGTCGCCTGTGTACATGGAAATTACAACTCACTTGTTCAGTATCTTTTCGATGATTTTCTGAACCATGGGGGATGCGGGGTTGAGACAAGCTTTCTGCCCATTCTTGAGTGTGGCTCTGCAGAGAGAAGGCAATTCCATGAGGCAGGAGGTCGGGCTGGGCACAGGATTTGGGGCAGCGGGAGAGTCGGGGACCCCGGCGGTGACAGCGGCAGCGCGGGGAGGAACTTACATGACTTCGGTTTCGGCGCAGTGGGGTCCTGGGGCCTTCACAATCACACTTTGGATGTTCTTGGGGTGAATTCCCTGCAGGGTCTGCAAGCACTGGCAGCGCAGTTCAGTGGCCACGGGCGCTCCTAGGGAAGAACAGACTCGCTGATTGAGGGAAGCTGTCGGCGCCGGGCGCCCACCCCAGCAGCGTCCGACCCGGGGACCCCAGAACGAGGGAACCCACCTGCTGCGCGCTGTCCAGAGGCCACcaggagcaggagcagcagcGCCACCCGCAGGAGCCGGGGATTGCTGGGGGCTACGGAGAGCGCGGCGCGGGCCATGGGGCTCAGCAGACGGGTCGGGAGGCTGTGCGAGAAGCGGGAGAGCTGGCGGGGAGGTACCTGCGACCCGGGCTCTGTGGCTTCCCCAGATCGGCGAACCCTTTTTATGCATGGTTGAGGCTGGAAAGCCCGGAGCGGCCGGGTCAGGGAAATTCCCACAGCTCCAGATCGATCCCGAGTCCGGAAGGAAGGCGACGGCCCCGCCCCCTTGGTGGAGTGTGGAACGGGTGGGGAGGGGGGGCCACTGGTGTTGCCAGCGCCTCGCCCTCCAGAGTAACTCAAGTGGTCTCTGTGAATTTGTAATATTCACTTTCTGCCCCAAATTCCTGGAGGGGCAGTGAGGAAACCTCGCTGGAGACACAGCCTGTGAGGGGGACCTTAGGTCTCTGATGACTCCCACGTACGGGGTAGGGTTGGAGGAAAGAGCTGTGGGGACCCGTGAGAACCAGGACAGGAAAGGCACGACTTCTTTAGAGGAAGAGAGCTTTGTCTCCTCAGTTATCAGATTTGCTGGGGACCCGGAGATAGGCGAGTTTTACCTCAGCTATCCTCTCTCCGTATAGTGTATCCTCTATGTTAACctccctgtctctgcctctctcatttTCGGTTTAGCGTATTTCATGTACATCTAACATGAATGTTCTCTGTGAAAGTACAGCCATCATCTCAGATTCCAGAGAAGAATGTTCTGCTTGTTCCCTTTTTGCATATTCTCTAATCACACTTAGAACATCTTCTTTACGTCTTCCATTTGGTGGCAACAGATTATCAGTGTCAAAAGCTGAATCCAGTATTAGCGTCAGTGGAAGCCAGGGCTGTATAGCATGACCTCTTCTTTAGTACCCTGCAtaacttcctttctccctctgaaATGTTGGAACTTCCAAAATCCCTTGGAGATCTTCTCCCTGTGGGAGGGATTCAGATTCGATCTAGAAATGTGACACTGGCTGTCACTCTGAAGCTGTGGAGGGGCAGGGTCCAGCAGGCTCACGAGCTCAATGTTTCTGGTTCTGTCTTTGCAAATGACACTGGAGAGTTGGTATCTGGTGTGAAAACACCATTCCCACTGAAGGATCAAACAGCTGCCTGCTGATGACATTTAAACACCAGATCATACAAAAAATCACATTCCATTTACTATAGAACTTTCTGGTCTTCAGTGTTGGGCCCTCCTTCTCTGGAAACATTTAacagtgctctttttttttctggtctggAATTTCAATCTCTTAACCTGGCCCCTTTGTCCCTTTTTCAACAGTTTTAGATAATTAATTTTGAATCGTCATTAGGTTTTAGAGGGTTTAAGTGTGGTTCTACAAGTTGCTCTCAGACCTCTCTGAGACATGGAGTAGGATGGAGGAAAGGAGATAGGAATGGCATCTACTTGAAGCACAGGGCTCTACACAGCCCAGCTCCAGGGGTAAGAGTCCTTGCCCCTAACCACAGAGCATGCAACTCTGCTGCCCGTATTTAGTTGCAGAGTATCACCTGCAAGTTGTTAAACCTCTCTGTGCCTAGCCCAAGGTGGTTATGAGAAACGAGCTAAGATTTGTAAGGGACATCATGGATTAAGTGCCTTATTCATGGttgttaaatacataaaatggactattttcatttgtaaaaggcTATTTCTTTCCTGATATTGCCTAAACTAAAACTCAACCTGCTATGAATTctgtaaaggaaaaagaagaatctaATGGAAAGTTTTACTCCCCAGTGTTTTTCGTGTTTAGAATTTTCTGTATCTCTTACTGCCACCCAACTGTCCCAACTGTCCCTAACTGATATAAAGCCGAGTGAGTCCTTAAGAAATCAAAGCAGAACTTAGAAAGAAGAATGTTCATATAAACACCACAATCCCAGTTTCCAAAATGGTCTCGTAGTTACTGGCGCTCACGGGTATCTGTGATGTCCTTACAATAATCTTGGACAAAGGATAGAAAGGTGTGCTAAAATGTCCTGTTACTTTAAAATAGACACTGTAGGTAATATATATGCTCCGTTCTCTTTCAGTGATTTCCTCTCTCACATCTTGCTGACCACTGAAATTCCTTGAGGAAACCGGAGACGTGACAATTCATTGCCCTGTGGTAGTTTGGATAGGATCCTGAGACAGAAAGAAGACGTTAATGAAAAAACTGGTGAAACGCAATTTAGTCTGGAGTTTAGTTAAAAGTAACGCGTCATTGGTGGTTTCTTAGCTTTGACAGGTGTTCCGTGGTCCTGTAAATGGTTCACTGTCGAGGAAGCAGGATGAAGGACACACAGACACTGTATGATCTTTGCCATGTTTGTAAATTGAAAATTGTTCCGAAATAAGttcatttatttctaagtttatttttctaaatcca harbors:
- the LOC140712073 gene encoding growth-regulated alpha protein-like: MARAALSVAPSNPRLLRVALLLLLLVASGQRAAGAPVATELRCQCLQTLQGIHPKNIQSVIVKAPGPHCAETEVIATLKNGQKACLNPASPMVQKIIEKILNKGSTN